The Clostridium botulinum BKT015925 genome includes the window GAAAATAATTATAGAGATTATACGGAAAAGGATATAATAAAACTTAACTTAATAGCATCCCTAAGAATTTTAGATATACCAATAAGTGAAATTAAATTATTAATAGAAGGTAATAAAACAATTGATAAGGTTCTGACGGATACTCTAAAAACAATAAATGATTCCATAAGTAATCTAGAAAAAAGCAAACTTATTATAAGTAGTATTATAGAAAAAAAAAATAAAGATTTTTATGTAGTTGGAGAAGAAGTAAAAAAATTAAGGGAAACATTAGAGTATTCAATGGAAGAAAAAAGAGAGTATATATATGATAAGTTAATAAGAGTTTTTCCAGGGGATTTTGGTAAAATAATTGTTCTACAATATGAGCCATTTTTGAATATATATATTGATAATGATGAAAAAGAAGAAGCTTGGATCAAACTAGTAGATATTTTAGATGACTTGGAGTGTGTAGATGAGAATAATCCTATGTTCGTCAAATTAGCTAATATGAATAAACAACAATTAAAGGAATGTAGCAATGATATAGAAACTAATATTTATAATATATTAAATGGTGGAGAAGAAGAAATAGAAAAACAGAAGAAAGCTATGATTAAAGCTATAAAATATTTGTATAACAATGAAGAATGGAAAAAGAGTTTTATTGAAAATTGTGATATGGCAAAAGAGATGTTTGAACTTAATGGAAGGGAATTTAATGAATTTGATAAATATCTTCAAATTTTAAGTGAAGATTATAAAAGATATAATGAGATTATGAAGAAAATAAATGATGAAGTAAATGAAGAAGTAAAAAAAGAATTTGGATTTACACGAGAAGAATTTTTAAAGGATTTATATGAAAAAGGTAAAATTAATAATTAAAATTTGTAGTGAAGTAAAAATCGTATATTTAAATAAAGTGTACCCTATGAAGTAGATAAAAAGTCGATTTCATAGGGTTTTTATTTGTAATTATTGACAGAACTGGTTTAATGGATTAAACTAAAAATATAGTTTAATCCATTAAACCAGTTTTAAAAAGGGGAGAATATTATGGGAGAAATAAAGATTTTTGATTCAGAATACAGATTGATGAATATAATTTGGGAAAATAACAATATAAAAAGTAGTGAGCTTGTGAAGCTTGCAAAAGAAGAACTTGGATGGAAAAAATCAACTACATATACAGTTATAAGAAGACTATGTGAAAGAGAGATTATTAAAAATGAAAATACAATAGTATCATTTTTAGTGAATCGTGAAGAAGTTATAAGGGCAGAAACAGAAGAACACATAGATAAGCTGTACGAAGGTTCTTTAAAATTATTTTTCACAACTTTTCTTAAAAAAGAAAAATTAAATAAAGATGAAATTGATGAGCTTAGAAAAATAGTTGAAGAAAATGAAGAAAGGGAGGAATAATCATGCTTTACAGTATATTTTCTAAAGTACTTAGCATGAGTATAACGGCATCTATAGTAGCGCTTATCATATTTATAATAAGATTAATATTTAATAAACGAGTTCCTAAAATTTTTAGTTATGTTTTGTGGTCTTTAGTCCTTATTAGATTACTTGTGCCTATTTCATTTTCATCAGTATTTAGTGTATTTAATGCTATAGATATACCGAAAGATAAGATACAAGCTACATATCAGGAAAACATTAAAGAAACTAAAGAAAATTTATCAAAAGAAAATAATACAGATCATAGTATATTAAGTAATGTTGATAATGAAATTAAAAATACTAAAAATATAAAAGCAGTAAAACCTGCAAAAAACCATATTTTTAAAATTAATAATAAAAAATTCACATATAAAAAATTCATAATCAAAGGATTCCCAATATTATGGATTATAGGCGTTATATTATTATTTTTAAGTAGTATTATTATGTATATCAGAACAAGCAATAAATTAAAAGAAGCTGTTTTATACAAGGATAATGAAATAATAAATGAATGTAGTAAAAAATTATTATTAAATGGCAAAATTAAAATATTTGTATCAGATAGAATAAACACTCCTGTCGTTTGCAATCCTGTAATGCCAAGAATAGTATTACCACTATCTTTAGCAGAAAGTGAAGATAAATTAGCAATAAAATATATAATAACTCATGAACTTGTGCATATTAAAAGATTTGATAATATTATAAAAATACTGGCAGTTTTTGCACTGTGTATGCATTGGTTTAATCCACTGATGTGGATAAGTTTTATATTATCTCAGAAAGATATGGAAATGTCCTGTGATGAGAAAGTTATGGAAATACATGATGAAGATATAAGACGAGATTATGCAACTTTATTAATTAATCTTTCTGAAAAACAAAATATGCTTATAAATGGTGGAATCTTAGCATTTGGTGAAAGTAATATTAAAAGTAGAATAAAAAAAATAATGAAATATAAGAAATCAAGAAAGAGAGTAATAGTAATTGCATTTATTGTTATATTAGCATCAGTTGGAGTTTTAATGTCAAATGCAGAAATTAAGATGAATAAAAATAAAATGGTAGTGAAAAAAACTACTATAAGCAAAAACAATATAGAAAAGAAAATAGATAAAGAAATTGAGGGTAAGATAAAGTTTGAAGATGTGTGTAAAATAAAAATTTATGATCGGATTTCTAAATATAACGAAGATCATATGAAAGATGGGTTATTAATGGATGCAGTTTTAGTAAAGGATAAGCAATTAATAAGTCAAATTATAAGTATGATAAAGGAATCTTCAATAAAAGCTGAAAATAAAGAGATGGAAAGGAAAGACTTAAGAGAAAATGGAGGAACTTTAGGAAGAGTAGTATTATTTAATAAAAAAGGTGAAAAAGAAACTATACCATTATTTTATGATGATATAAGTAAATGGGGATATATAAAATATAGAAAAAATAAAATATATCCTGAATATAGTTTTTTTAATTATGCAAGTAGTCTTAAACTATTTCCAAATATGACTTCAAATGTAGATGGCGGAAGAGAATTTTTTTAAAAAATATAATTATACTACCTGTTTTAAGATAAATTCTATTGAAAAAACTTTACCTAAGGAATTTAAATATAAAATAGGTGATTTTCCAGAAACATTATATTGGATATATGTAAATGAATTAAGTAAAGCTATTGGTCTTAATGTAGAAGAATACTTAGGGGAAAAGGTAATTTGTGAAATTTATTATCTGAAAGAACCATTTCCAAAAGAAAATATTTATATAAATAGAGGAATCTTAATAAAGCATAAAGGAAAAATAATTGGCGCATATATAGATGATGGAAGATTTCAGAGTACTAAAGGCGGCAGCTGTATAGCTATAAATGGAAAATCATATAAAGACTTAACGGGTAAAAAATTCACTGAAGATATTACGAGATTTATTAATACTGAAGATAAACTTTATAAAAAAATAAACAGTATGAGTCCAAGACAAGTAATAAAAACTTATTATAAAGCAATTGATGCACAGGATGAAAGAATCAAATTAGCATGTATGTCTTGTGAAAATATTATGCAAGATATGTCTATAAATATGAAAAGTGATATCCTTTTTAATGATGAATTTAAGGAAAGTCCTATAAAATCTTTAAAATTACTAATGATTAGAGGTAATAAAAATCAAAGTAAAAGTAATTCTAAATGGTATAATATTGATTTCTATATTAAAGTAGAACCTGATAGAACCACTTATGAGGATGGATTAGATAGAAGATTTGTAGAAGTAATAAAAGAGGGAGATTCATGGAAGGTAAATAGTGAGGCCACTGGATTTTAAAAAATAAAAAATCCCCTAACAGATATAATTGTATTTAGTTATATCTGTTAGGGGATTTAAAGAATTAGTAAACAAGGTTTATTTCAAAAATAAGATAAATTAACATGTAACTTCTCTACATCTAACTGTTCTTGGAGTTCCATTTACTTCAAAACAAATACGAGAAATACGTGAAAGCTTCCCCTGAATAAGCACAGAAGGTGGTGTAGTTAAATCATTATATATCCAAACCAAAACACTTGTTGCTCTTGTTGGAAAACTTAATCTTTCAATGTTATTGGGACTAAATACAGGACTGTTCAAAGTGTAGGTATTACCCTGACGAGTAGTATATTGAATAGTAAAATGCACAGGAACCCCTGAAGTATTGTTATCTACTTCTACATAAACACCAGGTGGGGAATTTGGTAATGTTTTTTGTGGACAACAACAGCAACAACAGGGTATAAAATTTTTCATAATATAATCACCTAAATAAAATAGTCAAGAAATTTCTTGCTAATTTATTATATAGTGTAAACAAATATATGGTGATTAATGTCATATAATAAATAAAAAAACTTAAAATGAGTAATTTATAAAGAAATAATCTTATGTTTCAATTAATGAATATAGGATTATTTTTTATTTTAAAACTATTTTAAAATCTAGTACGAATATAATAATGGAATAAATAAAATATATTTACAAGTGATTCTGAGCTAATTGAAAGAGAGCGAAAAATGAATAATGAGAAGAAATTAATAAAACAAATAAAAATAAAGAGTAGTAGAAAAGCCGCAAATGAGCTTATTACTAGGTATTATAAAGAGATATACACGTATGTGTACAAGCAAACTATGGATAAAGAAATGTCCATGGATTTAACACAAGAAATATTTATAAAAATGTTAAAATCCCTAAATACTTATGATGATAAAAAAGCTTCTTTTAGAACTTGGTTATATAAAATATCTACATATAAAATTATAGATTATTATAGATCAAAGCATTATAAATATAAAAAAATATCAATAAATATTGAGGAGACCGAAATTTGCGATTATGGAGATATTTTTATTTCTATAGAATATAAAGAAGATATACAAAAAATTATCAACATTGTGGATAAGTTTGATGAATTAATGCAACAAATATTTAGATTGAAGATATTTGGGGAGTATACTTTTTTAGAAATATCAAAAATTCTTGAAATACCTGAGTCTACAGTAAAGACAAAATACTATTCTCTTATAAGAAAAATAAAAAAGATATGTGAGGAGTAAAAATGGATAGAGAAAAATTTTATATAGATATGCCAGATGAAATTACTATACAAAACGAAATAAACATTATTTTAGATAAGGGATTAAAAGAAAAACAATCTTTTTATAAATACATAAAAAATATGTACAATCAGATAGGATTAAAGAATTTATTTCATGATGCTATAGAAATTATTTTTGTTGTTTTAGTAGCTTTAGGGATATTTACATTAATAGTTCTTCAAGGGGGAGAAATGAATTATAGGGAAGTTAATAAAATATATGTTTTTATAATGATAATATCACCTATCTTGTATTTGGTACTTTCGCTGATATCATTTATAAGTACAAAAGAAAGAAGAACTTATGAAATAGAGATGACTTGTAAATATAATTTGTATCAATTATCAGTTTTAAGAATGCTTATATTTAGCATAGTTTGCATTCTCTTTAATGTAGCAGTTATAGGGACTATTGTTATTAGATATAAAGAGATAAATTTTATAAGAGCTTTTATGATATCTAGTACATCTTTATTTTTATTTTCTTATTCATTTTTATATTTAGCACTTAATGTACCTTCAAGGGTTACTAAGTATTTAGTTATTATAGGATGGATTTTTATTAATTCAATATTATGTTTTATAAATATTGATTTATATATGAATATACTTATGTCCTTACCTATAGTTGTATACGTAGCTGTAACAGTTACATGTGTATATTTTTATATAAAAAAGTTAAAAGAATTTATTAAATTTACAAGTATAAAAGGAGTGATGTAATGTGTTAGAAATAAAGAACGTAGGTAAAAGTTTTGGGGATTTTTGTGCACTAAAAAATATTAATTTAGAATTTGAAAGTGGTGTATATGGACTTTTAGCGCCAAATGGTGCTGGAAAGACAACCCTTATAAAAATGCTAACAACTTTAATATTTCCAAGTGAAGGTGAGATATTGTATAAGGGATGTGACATTATAAAAATGGATGAGGACTATCGTGATATATTAGGATATCTTCCACAGGAGTTTGGATATTACAAAAATTATACTCCTAAAAAATATTTACTTTATCTAGCTGCACTTAAAGGGATAGAGAGTGAGGTTGCAAAGAAAAGAACTACAGAACTTATAAAATTAGTTGGACTTGGAGAAGCTGAAAATAAAAAAATGAAGAAGTTTTCTGGAGGAATGATTCAAAGAGTTGGTATTGCTCAAGCTATGCTAAATGATCCTAAAATTTTAATTTTAGATGAACCAACAGCAGGGCTTGATCCAAAGGAAAGAGTTAGATTTAGAAATTTAATTGCAGAACTATCTAGGGAGAGAATAGTGATTTTATCTACTCATATAGTATCTGATGTAGAGTCAATAGCAAATGAAATTATAATGATAAAAGATAGTTCTGTAGTTTATAAAGATAGTGTTAGAAATATATGTGGCATGATTAAAGGAAAGGTATATGAAACTTATATTGATTTTGAAGATATAGAGGGATTTAGAAAAGAATATTTATCATTATCTGAAAGACAAGAAGAAGGAAAAATGAGAGTAAGATTTATATCAAATCATGAAGGTGAAGATACTTGGGTACCTGTTTACCCTAATTTAGAGGATGTATTTTTATATGTATATAGAGATGAAAATTTAGATTTAGATATGGAGTAAAAAGATATGGATATAAAGAAAAGTGAGTTTAAAAAGATTATAACGTCATCTGTAATAATATTTCTTTTTGTGATATTCAATTTGTTTAATCTATTTATAATATATGAAAATCTAGATCTTAAAGATGATTTTAAAGTTACTCAGGATATTGTTAAAAGATATGGATATAAAATAGATGATAATATGGTGAAAAATTTTAAAAAATACTATAATGATGAAATTAAAAAAATGAATGAAATTACTGAGAAAAGTACAGGTAAGAAGTATAAGAGTGCTTTGGAATTAGCTAATGATTTAAAGGGAGGTGGATATTCATATACTAAAGAAAATATTGATTTTTTTAATAAAGTTAGCACCGAAGAATATTATTACGAATCTATGAAAAATGTTGATAATGAATATAATAAAATGAATGTTATGGATATTGCAGAAATGGAGATAAAAAAATATAAATTACAGGATAAGGCTGCTGAAACG containing:
- a CDS encoding MerR family transcriptional regulator is translated as MNIKLASEKTGLTKKAIKYYESVGLINPSKNSENNYRDYTEKDIIKLNLIASLRILDIPISEIKLLIEGNKTIDKVLTDTLKTINDSISNLEKSKLIISSIIEKKNKDFYVVGEEVKKLRETLEYSMEEKREYIYDKLIRVFPGDFGKIIVLQYEPFLNIYIDNDEKEEAWIKLVDILDDLECVDENNPMFVKLANMNKQQLKECSNDIETNIYNILNGGEEEIEKQKKAMIKAIKYLYNNEEWKKSFIENCDMAKEMFELNGREFNEFDKYLQILSEDYKRYNEIMKKINDEVNEEVKKEFGFTREEFLKDLYEKGKINN
- a CDS encoding BlaI/MecI/CopY family transcriptional regulator produces the protein MGEIKIFDSEYRLMNIIWENNNIKSSELVKLAKEELGWKKSTTYTVIRRLCEREIIKNENTIVSFLVNREEVIRAETEEHIDKLYEGSLKLFFTTFLKKEKLNKDEIDELRKIVEENEEREE
- a CDS encoding M56 family metallopeptidase, with the translated sequence MLYSIFSKVLSMSITASIVALIIFIIRLIFNKRVPKIFSYVLWSLVLIRLLVPISFSSVFSVFNAIDIPKDKIQATYQENIKETKENLSKENNTDHSILSNVDNEIKNTKNIKAVKPAKNHIFKINNKKFTYKKFIIKGFPILWIIGVILLFLSSIIMYIRTSNKLKEAVLYKDNEIINECSKKLLLNGKIKIFVSDRINTPVVCNPVMPRIVLPLSLAESEDKLAIKYIITHELVHIKRFDNIIKILAVFALCMHWFNPLMWISFILSQKDMEMSCDEKVMEIHDEDIRRDYATLLINLSEKQNMLINGGILAFGESNIKSRIKKIMKYKKSRKRVIVIAFIVILASVGVLMSNAEIKMNKNKMVVKKTTISKNNIEKKIDKEIEGKIKFEDVCKIKIYDRISKYNEDHMKDGLLMDAVLVKDKQLISQIISMIKESSIKAENKEMERKDLRENGGTLGRVVLFNKKGEKETIPLFYDDISKWGYIKYRKNKIYPEYSFFNYASSLKLFPNMTSNVDGGREFF
- a CDS encoding DUF4830 domain-containing protein, with amino-acid sequence MAEENFFKKYNYTTCFKINSIEKTLPKEFKYKIGDFPETLYWIYVNELSKAIGLNVEEYLGEKVICEIYYLKEPFPKENIYINRGILIKHKGKIIGAYIDDGRFQSTKGGSCIAINGKSYKDLTGKKFTEDITRFINTEDKLYKKINSMSPRQVIKTYYKAIDAQDERIKLACMSCENIMQDMSINMKSDILFNDEFKESPIKSLKLLMIRGNKNQSKSNSKWYNIDFYIKVEPDRTTYEDGLDRRFVEVIKEGDSWKVNSEATGF
- a CDS encoding RNA polymerase sigma factor, whose protein sequence is MNNEKKLIKQIKIKSSRKAANELITRYYKEIYTYVYKQTMDKEMSMDLTQEIFIKMLKSLNTYDDKKASFRTWLYKISTYKIIDYYRSKHYKYKKISINIEETEICDYGDIFISIEYKEDIQKIINIVDKFDELMQQIFRLKIFGEYTFLEISKILEIPESTVKTKYYSLIRKIKKICEE
- a CDS encoding ABC transporter ATP-binding protein, with protein sequence MLEIKNVGKSFGDFCALKNINLEFESGVYGLLAPNGAGKTTLIKMLTTLIFPSEGEILYKGCDIIKMDEDYRDILGYLPQEFGYYKNYTPKKYLLYLAALKGIESEVAKKRTTELIKLVGLGEAENKKMKKFSGGMIQRVGIAQAMLNDPKILILDEPTAGLDPKERVRFRNLIAELSRERIVILSTHIVSDVESIANEIIMIKDSSVVYKDSVRNICGMIKGKVYETYIDFEDIEGFRKEYLSLSERQEEGKMRVRFISNHEGEDTWVPVYPNLEDVFLYVYRDENLDLDME